A genomic stretch from Hallerella porci includes:
- a CDS encoding ATP-binding protein, which produces MNKFLIERNFYLEKLISAMNHPVVKVITGIRRSGKSMLVFKLFYQHLLKSGISKDHIICVDLETQKNKPLRDSQKLYEFITAKIVDDKRYYVLLDEIQLVDEFEDVAMGLMIDDHCDVYLTGSNAKLLSKDINTRFRGRSEEIRVYPLCFSEYISYLEKTENAVDKSEALKQFMLYGGLPYVCQLEDSKTRINYLNSINTTVLFRDLIERYEIRNEHLFSSVIEFLCSNIGSYVSAKKISDTLKSNGFKTASVEAIGNYLNHLCDSFLFYKVNRYDVKGKAFLKTLNKYYISDLGLRNERLNFRQIELTHSLENLVYLELIKRGYSVDIGKNNEKEIDFIVNESGGNLMYIQVAYTLMGEGKMEQELSSFKNLNDGYKKIVITMDNDPFTQLENGYKKLNVFDFLLNEKSLEEV; this is translated from the coding sequence ATGAATAAATTCTTAATCGAGCGCAATTTTTATTTAGAAAAGCTGATTTCTGCGATGAATCATCCGGTAGTCAAAGTCATTACCGGAATTCGCCGTTCCGGAAAATCAATGCTTGTTTTTAAGTTGTTTTATCAGCATTTGCTAAAAAGTGGAATTTCTAAAGACCATATTATTTGCGTTGATTTAGAAACGCAAAAGAATAAGCCACTGCGCGATTCCCAAAAATTATACGAGTTCATTACTGCAAAAATCGTCGATGACAAACGCTACTATGTTTTACTCGATGAAATTCAGCTTGTCGATGAGTTTGAAGATGTCGCTATGGGTTTAATGATTGACGACCACTGCGATGTTTATTTGACTGGTTCAAATGCAAAACTTTTATCCAAAGACATCAACACGCGCTTTCGCGGTCGAAGCGAAGAAATTCGGGTATACCCGCTTTGCTTTAGCGAATATATTTCTTATTTAGAAAAAACTGAAAACGCAGTTGACAAATCCGAAGCCTTAAAGCAATTTATGTTGTATGGAGGACTTCCGTATGTTTGCCAATTAGAAGATTCAAAAACCAGAATCAATTATTTAAATTCCATCAACACGACCGTTTTATTTCGCGATTTGATCGAACGATACGAAATTCGAAATGAGCATTTATTTTCGTCGGTCATTGAATTTTTATGTTCAAACATCGGTTCGTATGTAAGTGCAAAAAAAATTTCAGACACTTTAAAATCAAATGGTTTTAAAACGGCATCGGTTGAGGCTATTGGCAATTACTTAAACCACCTTTGTGATTCATTTTTATTTTACAAGGTCAACCGCTACGATGTCAAAGGGAAAGCGTTTTTAAAGACGCTTAACAAGTATTACATTTCAGACTTGGGACTTCGAAACGAACGACTCAATTTCAGACAAATTGAGCTTACGCATTCTTTAGAAAATCTAGTTTATCTAGAACTTATCAAGCGAGGCTATTCTGTTGATATTGGGAAAAATAACGAAAAAGAAATTGACTTTATCGTAAATGAATCCGGCGGCAATTTAATGTACATTCAAGTCGCATACACGCTTATGGGCGAAGGAAAAATGGAACAAGAATTATCTTCGTTTAAAAACTTGAATGACGGCTACAAAAAAATCGTTATCACTATGGATAACGACCCCTTTACTCAATTAGAAAACGGCTATAAAAAGTTGAATGTCTTTGATTTTTTGCTCAACGAAAAATCGCTTGAAGAGGTTTGA
- a CDS encoding fibrobacter succinogenes major paralogous domain-containing protein, whose product MKNIRMTFLTFVLMAMSMLTACNNGLEAVDLGLPSGTKWASVNVGAKSPADYGDYFAWGETTPKREYYQENSSTYGKQELNSSVSGNPKYDAATANWGNQWKLPTEKQMVELMKKCKWKRTTQKNSEGKMVKGYKVTGRNGNSIFLPAAGYYDGSDLLGNGSKGYYWSSTPVEGFSTGAYFLDFDSEERNVTGIDRLHSRPRGQSIRPVLAE is encoded by the coding sequence ATGAAAAATATTAGAATGACGTTTTTGACTTTTGTTCTCATGGCGATGAGTATGCTGACTGCTTGTAATAATGGTCTTGAAGCGGTTGATTTAGGACTGCCTAGTGGTACCAAGTGGGCAAGTGTGAATGTAGGGGCAAAATCGCCCGCTGATTATGGGGATTATTTTGCTTGGGGTGAGACGACGCCTAAACGCGAATACTACCAAGAGAATAGTTCAACCTATGGTAAGCAGGAACTAAATTCCAGCGTGTCCGGAAATCCAAAATATGATGCTGCCACTGCCAATTGGGGCAATCAGTGGAAACTGCCAACGGAAAAGCAGATGGTGGAACTGATGAAAAAATGTAAATGGAAACGGACTACACAAAAAAATAGCGAAGGCAAAATGGTAAAAGGCTATAAAGTAACAGGGCGAAATGGCAATAGTATTTTTCTTCCTGCGGCAGGGTACTATGACGGATCTGATCTGCTCGGCAATGGCAGTAAAGGATATTATTGGAGTTCTACTCCTGTTGAAGGTTTCAGCACTGGTGCCTACTTTCTTGATTTTGATTCAGAGGAACGAAATGTGACTGGCATTGATCGTCTCCATAGCCGTCCTAGAGGTCAGTCTATCCGCCCTGTCTTAGCTGAATAG